Genomic window (Helianthus annuus cultivar XRQ/B chromosome 3, HanXRQr2.0-SUNRISE, whole genome shotgun sequence):
TCAGGCTTCGAATGTGTTATTTGATCCACTACACAACATATGTTGTGTTTACGATAAGGAGATACCAAAGATGGCTGAATTCACAGGGATTATAGAGTTCATGGAAAGGTTGTCGATTCAGAAAGCTTTAAACAAATCAACATCTTGTATTTCGATCACACATTGAAAGATTCTGGAAAAATGCAACGTATGACGAAGAACACAAAACGATAAATTCAATTGTGGGCTTAAATGATGAAGACAAACCGATCATTATCACAGAGCAGTTAGTACATGAGGTGTTAGACTTTCCGGACGACGAAAAATCTCCGACAAAGTTCCCTGAAAAGATGGTGAAGGGTTGTATGTTAAGAATGGGTTACAGTGGACCACTTAACAGTGCAAACTACTTGAAGTCGTGTTTGCCAAAGCCTTACAAGTTTCTTATACATTCAGTGTTGCATGCTCTCAGTCACAGGAAGGGAGGTTACGATGTGATGGGGATTATTAAATGTGCATGGTGACTGCACTTGTATTAAACAAGAAGTATAACTTTTCGAAGATTGTGTTTCACTACATGGTAGAGAATATTACTTCTAAAAGCAAAACTTGGATTTATCCTAGATTTGTTCAGATGATCTTAGACCATGCGTATCCTGATTTGGAGAGAGATGAAAAGAATGATTTGTTGCAGTTATTTCACATGGATAATGAAATGCTGAAAGTACTGGCAAGATATCACAAAAATCATCCAGAGCCAACGACAAAAGCTGAATTCTTCGGGTTTATCAAAGACAAAAATTATGTTGATCCAGATCCGGTTGATCATCAAAGATGGAGAAATGACAAAGAAATGAAAGAGGCAGAGTATGCAGCGGAGTTGAAAATTCTTTCTAACTTCAGAGAAACTCGAAACGAATTGTTTGtgaaagaggagaagaagaagaggagCAGAAAGGCAACTCCAAAAGTTCAAAAAGAGGAGGGTTCATCTTCACAACCACATAAAAAGCGTCAAAAGAAGGTTGTTGAAACTATGCTTGTTGatgaatcagaggaagaagatgaagctgaagctgaaggtGATGCAGAAAAAGATCAAGATCCAGTGTCTCTTGAGACTGAACAAATATTGAAAGATATTGATTATGGATTGGAAACAGAGAAGGCAGCTGGTGAAGAAGGTGACGATGTAGAGAACAGTTCATCAAGCTCGTTTGAAGAAGAAATTGATGAAACTGAACGTGCAAAAAGAATTCAGGCTGAAGTTGAGAAAGAAAAACAATTAAAGAGAAAGAGGAGATAAGAAAAAGAGGATGATCTGTATAATCCATCTCCTGAACATGTTATAGAATCTCAAACGCCTCCATCATCTGGTGGTAGGAAGAAAGCTAGTGCAAGAAAGCGTGTGATTTCTCCACAAGCAGCAAGGAGAAAGTTGATTGTGAAGTTGCCTAAATGCACACCGAGATCAAAACCAAgtcaaccaccatcaccatcaccaccacctaaACCATCACCACCTAAATCACCTCCAAAACAACCTACACCACCTCAATCACCACATCAATCACCACCACATCTATCACCATTACATCTATCACCACCACATTTTTCACCACCACATCAAACACCAATCCAAGAACAACCTGTTTTCACTTCACCACAAATCTTTCAAACACCACCATCTAAACAACCACATGTCCAAACCACTCCTGGTTCTTCAAGCCTTAAAGATTTTCCTCACATTCCAGTGAATATCCCACTTGATGACATTGGTGATTTCAATTTTGCAAGTGATGAGCAAGTAAGAAGGTTggaaaagaaagttgaagaagtGTTGGTTGAAAACAAGAAGTTGGTAGATCGTGAGAAGAAACTCGAAAAGCGTGTAAAGATTGTGGAAACTGAAAATTCCTCTTTGTTGAAGAAAGTTGAAACTGATCAGGTGGAGATCGATATTATGGAAGTGAAAATTGGAGAGTTAGAGGATGAAAAAGCTCGCAGAGATGAGCAGAACAAGTATTTCAAATTAAAGAACAAAGAATTAGAAACTGCTAACGCGAGAAAAGAACATGAGATGTTTATGATAAATAAAGTGTTAGAAAATCTGATCGGAACGTCtattgaacaaaaatttgaagaAATTCAAGTTGAGGAAGTGAGAGCACGTCGTCAAGCTGAAATTGATGCTGAGATGAAAAATAAGGGTAAAAGTGTTGAAGGTACTTCTGAAGTTACTGAAAGGGCGATTGTTCCATCTGCTGTTTCTGAATCACTTGCTCAGAATCCTTGTCCTATATCTGCAGTGTCTGGTATATTTGAAGAGGACGTGTTAATTGATGATGTTATTAACGATGAGGAAGAGGTcgaggaagatgatgatgaagaggatgatgatgaagatatggctgatgatgctgatgatgctgatgatgtATTCTCTGCAAGTAGTCATagtgacgatgatgatgatgatgatggtcaAGGCGGTACATGCATTAAAGTATCTGAAGCATCGAATGAAGGAAATGTTGATGATTATCTTCACGACGATGTGAATGAAGAGCCTGAAAGTGCAGAAGGTGAGGGGGAGAACGTTGATGATAAAAATGTTGAAAGTGAAAGATTGATTTTGCGTCTAGAGCCTGAGGTAGAGGAAGGTGAAATCAGGCATACGTATACAATGGCTGTTATTATCAAGATGACGCAGATTGATGATCCTAATTTCAAGTTTGACTTTGAAGATGAATTGAATGCTTTTGATATCAATCAACAACCTGATTATCAgtataagtatgttgaagagGCAGATAATTATGATAGGGTTGAGGTTGAAGACTGCAGTGATGAAGAAAGTGTGAATGCTGATGCTTCGTACTTTCCAACGCTAGTTGAATTTTTCAGTCAAGAAAACATTGATGAGTTACGACGGAAAGTTGAAGAATGTCTGAAAGATAAGAATTTTGATGGAACGACGAAAGATGAAAGTCGAGAAGAAAGGAAGAAGTGGTTAGAAAGAGCACAGAACGAAAGTTTAAGCGGCCATTGAAGTATTATAAGAGAGACAAGGATGTGTCACTAGGGGACATTATCAGTTGGGGCTTTCTGCCACAAGTTAATGTTTATGCTATTCGGCGAGAGTATGGTGTCCAATACTTTGAATACATTCAGGATATCATGTCCTTACCTTGGTGGGATGTTGAGGAATTATCGAAAGTTAGAATATTGGATTATCCTGTACGAAAGCATGATGTACCCATTTGGGGTTTGATGAAATTTGAAGCCTTCAGAGGATTCAAACACTGGAAACCTCATTATCCGAAGAAAGTGAAGAGGGTAGATCCAGAGACTGGAATTGAAGAGACTATCTTGCACATAAAGAAACCTAGAGTGATAAAAAACATTCCAGTGCCAAAAATGGAACAAGATTTTCATAAGGGGTTTGTGTATTAGGTATACAACTGTCTGTCAACTGAGGCTGTGATCACTTACAAAGTTGAAGATGAAGTCAGATACATCTCTGTGTATGATCCTTTGTGGTTGGTCAAATGCTCAGCAAAAGACATTGAATGTTATTTGTTAATAAGATTGGGTTTAAAGCTGAGGATAAAGACCAGGCTATGCAATTTCAAAAGGTTGTATCCATCTGTTTCCAGAAAGGGATCAATGCTGATAATAAATGGTCTTCTAAATGGCGAAAGATTGAAAAAGAGGAAGCGTTGAAGGCTGAGAAGGAAAGAAAAGCTCATGAAGACAGAGATAACATGCTAAGGCATACTGTGGTACAAAGAATGGCTGCTGAAGAGAAGAAAAAGGTTGATGAAAATGAAAAGCTTAGGAAGATGTTGCTGCGAAAGCCTAAGCCAAGGGAAGAGAAGTTCAAGTCACTGTAAAGTTTTTGTTGAAGACCTGACTGAAGActccggcaatatccaagggggagtttgttggtgcataatgtctatagcCTACGTCTAAAGTCTAGGTCATGTCGATAGCTTGTAACAGGGGTCAAAAGTGTCAAAATGTAAATTTATGTTGTTTAGAagtcatttcgcatgaaatgacaTGACATttggtcatttcgtacgaaatcaacaatggtcatttcgtacgaaatgacacatggtcatttcgtgcgaaatcaaatGCCTATATATATGGCTGTGTTGTTTCTCATTTGTTACGAAATCAGTTGgagtgcaacgaagtgctgccaaattttCACCGTGTAATCAAGTCAAATATCAATTAGAAACTTGTTTTAAGTATCATACtctgtttctacacctttctttcaCTGATTCTAGGTTGTTTGACTGTTTTCGCCTTTCAAACAGCTTTGTGTtgactctgaacgactcattaggtcgcaaaacgatcctacaattttggctacaagatgtgtaatttttaggacacatggtaaatcatgaaggCATTCACGTGGATCCCTCCAAGATAGAAGCGATCACAAAttggaaggtcccgcaatcagcaaccgaagttagaagttttctaggattagctgggtaCTATAGGCgcttcattaaagacttttctaaaatagctgttccattaactaagctaacctgtaaaactgttaagtttgaatggggacctaagcaagaagaagcctttagaatcttagAGCAAAGATTAACAAACGCCCCAATTCTTGCCTTATCAGAAgggacagaagattttgaagtctactgtgatgcttctaagctaggattaggttatgtgctaatgcaacgcaacaagttaattgcgtatgcatcaagacaattgaaaaagcacgaggaaaattatatgactcatgatctagaattaggagcaataatttttgcccttaaaatttggagacattatctatacggaagtaagtttactgtctatacaaatcataagagtttaaggtacatatttgggcaaaaagaattgaacatgaggcaaagaagatggatggaaatttttaagtgattacgactgtgatatcttatatcacgaaggaaaggcaaatgtggtggccgatgccctaagtcgtaagtaccatgagaagcGAAGGCGAGTTCATGCTCTTAGactaaatctacaattagatttattGAAAAATGTTCAAGAGACAGCAATTCAGGATGATGCTAAAGGAATGAAAGGGCGGATAGAGGAATTAGAGCAAGtaactgatggaatttggagattccataagaaaagaatttgggtacctaggcAAGGAGATttaagagataagattttagaggaagcccaaAAAGCAaggtatacgatgcatcctggtaataacaagatgtatcaagatttaagaaataacttctggtggatatgaatgaaaaaggacatcactagatatgtttctaagtgtctaacttgttcgcaagttaaggcagaacaccaaaaaccttcaggtttacttcaacaattagaaatgcctatatggacattggaactaataacaatggattttgttactaagttatccaaaaccaggaaaggtaacgacgcaatctgggtgattgtagatcgactaaccaaatcagctcatttcctacctatGAAGGAatcctttagcatggaaagattggcTAAGTTATACGTAAAcgaggtagtatccctacatggagtcccactctccattgtatcagatagggatagtcgtttcacttcgcatttctggacaagtttccaagaagcaatggggacccgattaaatttaagtaccgCATACCATCCctaaacagatggacaaagtgaaagaacaatccaaaccctagaagacatgctcagggcatgtgtcatagacttcggtggaaactgggatgaccacctacccttaatagagttctcctataacaagagttatcatacaagcatcaatgctgccccatttgaagcactatatggacgaaagtgtcgaaCTCCAGTATGCAGGGCAGAAATAGgggaaagtcaattatcaggtcccgagATTGTGCAGGAAAGCACCAACAAGATAAATCAAATTAAAGAAAGGCTAAAAAcggctcgagaccgtcagaagagttatgcagacaatcgacgtaaaccgttagaattccaagttgggAACAAGGTACtgttgaaagtttctccttggaaaggggtagttcgattcggtaagaaaggaaagctaagtccaaggtatataggaccgtTCACAGTTACCTAACGAATAGGACCCGTTGCCTATTAGTTACAGCTACTAGAAGAATTAGCCGGGGTAcataatgtatttcatgtatctaatcttaagaaatgtttatctgatgaattactggtagtacctcttcaagatatagaggtgaatgaaaaattgaagtttgtggagaaacctcttcaaatagaagacagaaaggtcaagcacctcaaacacaagagattagtactggtcaaagtaaagtgggatttgaaaagaggacctgagtacacatgggatgtgacaaccctcactaaaccaggtatccgtacgacttaattaataattaattactgcttgattactgtgcttaactgaatttactgatgaactgctacttgattcctGATATTTGTAcctatctgcatcatactttgatttccgtcactacattgtttacatactgaactctagtgacaaacatgatgcacaaaagcacagtagcactatgaacggataacctattgaacatgctgataaagccagcatcaggcagatactgcctctaaggcctgtatgagccagaaatattttactacacccatagtgagtgtagggatacaagggttgtagaactgcgtctctaggaataagttacgatgactggatgtgcctaaaacatacaccgagtacaaaacacagcactttaatttacaattcagcttctagctggctaataaagtgccaaaacatgaaaaatattactagacactttccaaagtgtcgggaataagttgtgtcactaaaaatggtattaacgacacttaaaagctttgttaagcgctttaacggattgctatccaaccgaacaaccggactttacccggaacacaaaaatattgacattaacattatttatctttttctgagccagttaggggccctgaacaccctaacacccgcgttaaaacccaacacaccactaaccgagttaagtGCTTAACTAACCTACTTAACCTAACTAGATAACCTAACTAATGGTTGGATTCGAACTAGGTACCCCCCCCATTACAAACCGTCCCCATGTAGGGGGACACCTCTTGTACTTTGTAGATTATAACAATCTAACTTGTCTAAAATCAATTAGACACAAAGTCCATTGGATAAACATGTTGAGATTGTCTATAAGTACTAGTGATGGCACATTAGAACTTACACTCCATACAACATCCAccaaactctctccctctcctctctacatatcacggccgaacacccccttggcCCAACCATCCATTTTCGATTTTtatcttgcaagttccaagctctacaagtgtcaagggtcacgtattaggaagctcggagcaaacggaaggcgaaggacctcactctctagcttttatccacccgatttacgtctagattcttccctagcctcgagctagaggtgtaatgcttaaaacactctcttgAACTAATCTAAATTGGTTAATACaatgtgtaacggttaaaactcgaaatcttacaaaatcatgcattaaagtttactaaaaatgcaagtattgttggttaaaagctcataagttgtgtaaatgttgtagtaattgaaagttgtgattatttagacccgatctatgatgtggtagctcggatcatcgtttaaccccgTTTGATCATggtcatggatcatgacataagcttgttttgaatggtacaagggttaaaaggtgaaactctaccacacgcgaatcatgaacttgtgtaaaagtgtttcacttgtggaatagtgtttaaaactagcagatctacgtatctgcaaggggtattttcaaaggaccaagcgtcaaagaaaatcatgttttctaaaaatagatcttacattaacaagcatgatttttataaaccacaagtgtgtaaacacttgtgaaatgaaaagtttcgacaaaataacaatctttgaaaaagatgacgggaagttgtaaagacggatttactctaaaaacgaggtttttacgagatcaaattactttatataaagatccacaaaatataatgggatttacactatagtttcagaaaaactacaagttcatgtgatttatgcgatttacatacttgtcgactagttcgatgtgtcagaaattgtttgattgaataaggaagttgttgaaattgattttgtaaaagaaaatgatacgcttgaaagcgtggccacctccagttacaaaggaaactctggcgaaatttttctaaaaacctaacacttagaattattttcactataagtgttagaaatatcttttcgacatgttttcaaaatatatttcgccacgactttatttacaaatattcggaggtgggattttcacaaaattaaacgcgataaatatatattcggtaaatatatattttcacaacattgtttatgattattttgtgaaaaatacataaatattatttttagagtaaaaataatattttcaaacgttaacagatccaaaataatacgaacgcctctacgataactatatgagttacaccggtaattactattaccactcgatcgttaaaacgtaacttacgcattttacggaaataatcatgaacgcgtattttatcaacgtattatttttggggaaaattatgtgaaaagaaaatataatatttttgagaaaaatatttatattttggaattagaaataaatatatattaagtgagacttaatgatataattcgaacgcacatgtattaaatcccccatccttgggaaggagactaactaccaagtatatacgaaaagtaaacccgaaatagttgtctaactatttcccaaaaacttaaactataaagctaaggcacggccgtccgtctaatagagttagcacatgtaggtcgttgcacagctgcctgatttggagtacttggtagagacgcaccgactgtgagttcatgtcccccttttctcataactgttttcagttttctaaactgcgggggtgaaatacatgttactatgattacgaatatttcttacatggtatggtcagctaaggaaggaactgttaggttatgtgatttgggtaggtgaaaccttaagaacattagtcctcgtagtacgatcgagggatacaagtgatatgcctatttgagcataacaaaccccacccatgcgccctaaggttggaccatgtggtgaccttgtcttaacaccacccatgcgcccgcaggttggaccatgtggtgaccttgtcgtaacaccacccatgcgcccgcaggttggaccatgtggtgaccttgtcctatcccctcccatgcgcccgcaggttggaccatgtggttacacattaactgatatgtttccttatttgctttcataccagagtttacaaaatattcacacttacaatgattataaaggtttattcgcgcgcacatactaaacacatgaactcgctcaacattattgctgatttttcaacttacatgtatttcagggaattaaaggatctggcacggtatggcacgttttcccgctgcactagtttccgaggtcatccggggtttagggaatgtgactctttcctggacaagtcacagtccttaaaccatgtttatgtttatgttttgtttatctgttgaacaagattatggttgttagagtgtattcccgttaaaacaatggtattgtattgggttttcaaaacttaatggatgatcttgcatgttttaattcatatagccttgttatgattaagctatggtattaagaagtcacaccaaattaaccacgcttccgcaaagccagggtgtgacagcttggtatcagagctctgatcatagcgaactaggattccttctcgagtctagactatgatcactagggctctcacgaaaacatttttactgcataccacttaagtccagatccaaaacctttttataaacaaatgttgagcacattttaataggctcagtcttgaaggctgaggctcggtcttggaggcgaggctcggtctgggagatcgaggtagttggctagtgggactaggagaatcggctagtgggactaggagaattggctagtgggactaggaagagcagtctgagaggctgggaggctagtgggactaggagaattggctagtgggactaggaagagcagtctgagaggctgggaggctagtgggactaggagatttaTTTGATTACTTATtgctgactaacatgtttatatgttgatgtgattgattgttatacgtatatgtatttttgttacaaacgtcatgctttcatcatgtacaagaaagatggacactacgaatcccatggccatagcatcagacgacatagttcatcggagcacgaggtgcacatttccgatactaccggcacagacaatgacgacattcagccctttgcgctgcctaaagtcgtagcagagcctactgatggccatcttgttgggattttgccactcgcggtgatccctgctcctgtgccccttgccgcttatcctgttgttgatatgcccccccccccccgacgtggcctctgacgacgataacgatctactagaggaggacccattcgagggcgaggccctattgctgctggtattagcctactgcttgcggacgctcctgcaggggaaactcatgcccattcccctgtcccagactcatttgagtttccgacatccgcattttcgcatatacagggagtgcaacaccattcacacaacgccgaccctgatacggcatcatcggctgcaccggttcccgcacaccgctttgagtttgatcacagtattgagggtgatcctgttcttccatctggttttgatccagaccatgaccttgagtttatacgcttaggccagcccttggaggatcctgtaaccccttGTGATTGAGATGGAGTTTATTGATCCGGAGCCAGTCGCGGCCcttgagccaggcgttgctcctaacaccgcattggagcatgaccttGTTCAtaccgatgcacctgctgttgctccttgattgatcatctgcttggacgagagaaaatttggggtaactgtgcaagacaatttattattacgggggcccacgtaataacgacttgtagtgcacagaaatcctggtggactctgcgggtcaagctaatgaaaaccaatgtggcaggaaatatctaaaacacgaatgaccaaggcaaggcgatgtagcctcgagttcattctattacaAGCAACGAGCCAAATTGGCAaacctatgtgaaggctcagaattTATTTCCTCACTCATACATTGAATATATTTTcgtgtgaaattgggtgattacatgatggcttatggtgctatgtatctcctAGACAATTGAGATGATGTCTAACCCGCTTCATGCCACTTCGGcaaaagagaatgccacccaggcatgacacaaacaccagtacgttgccaaggatagaagccgagctgcaaaaacgcaactcacaggcaattgcacgacatgaagctctccgcttttggcacagcaatggcactactggaaataactCCCCAACTGACCACACttataagcagttcctgaactgcaagcctttgaacttcgacgaaacagtaAGCACCATTGCaattgttcgttggtccgaaaagattgactccattctaagaatgactaactgttcaccccaacggagtgttacctttacctcggggtcatttctagatggcaccctctcatgataggatcttcagattcagacccttggtacagatgctgcctatgcactgagctgggacgagctcaaggaaatgattaaggagaaatatggttctaagactggaataacagaagcttgagatggagtcctggaatttgaaaatggacgaatcagagattcctgaacatgtccagcgatcgcacgact
Coding sequences:
- the LOC110931524 gene encoding neurofilament medium polypeptide-like, which encodes MVENITSKSKTWIYPRFVQMILDHAYPDLERDEKNDLLQLFHMDNEMLKVLARYHKNHPEPTTKAEFFGFIKDKNYVDPDPVDHQRWRNDKEMKEAEYAAELKILSNFRETRNELFVKEEKKKRSRKATPKVQKEEGSSSQPHKKRQKKVVETMLVDESEEEDEAEAEGDAEKDQDPVSLETEQILKDIDYGLETEKAAGEEGDDVENSSSSSFEEEIDETEQSQTPPSSGGRKKASARKRVISPQAARRKLIVKLPKCTPRSKPSQPPSPSPPPKPSPPKSPPKQPTPPQSPHQSPPHLSPLHLSPPHFSPPHQTPIQEQPVFTSPQIFQTPPSKQPHVQTTPGSSSLKDFPHIPVNIPLDDIGDFNFASDEQVRRLEKKVEEVLVENKKLVDREKKLEKRVKIVETENSSLLKKVETDQVEIDIMEVKIGELEDEKARRDEQNKYFKLKNKELETANARKEHEMFMINKVLENLIGTSIEQKFEEIQVEEVRARRQAEIDAEMKNKGKSVEGTSEVTERAIVPSAVSESLAQNPCPISAVSGIFEEDVHSDDDDDDDGQGGTCIKVSEASNEGNVDDYLHDDVNEEPESAEGEGENVDDKNVESERLILRLEPEVEEGEIRHTYTMAVIIKMTQIDDPNFKFDFEDELNAFDINQQPDYQYKYVEEADNYDRVEVEDCSDEESVNADASYFPTLVEFFSQENIDELRRKVEECLKDKNFDGTTKDESREERKKWLERAQNESLSGH